Proteins from a single region of Leuconostoc gasicomitatum LMG 18811:
- the tpiA gene encoding triose-phosphate isomerase — translation MTKTHKAQRVPFVVANWKINKLQADVVDFLAQVNGKVPDKQVVEIGIAAQDLFLSDMVRATADSPIHVVAENVHWEDSGAYTGETSPRALKDIGAKYVLIGHFERRKFFNETDSTVNLKVTAALRNGLRPIIDVDEDMSTYAQFMDAEPSVAQVAAALAGVSVDQIRNVTIAYEPTWAIGSGEAASADQAQKAAHLIRQTLAKLYSPVIAEQVRILYGGSVTPNNAREIMLQKDIDGVLVGTAALDPTQFLQLVEIVRDPNVPEFDVDHI, via the coding sequence ATGACTAAAACTCATAAGGCGCAGCGGGTGCCATTCGTAGTCGCTAACTGGAAAATCAACAAGTTGCAAGCAGATGTTGTTGATTTTTTGGCGCAGGTTAATGGTAAAGTGCCAGACAAACAAGTCGTTGAGATAGGAATTGCAGCACAAGATTTGTTTTTGTCAGATATGGTGCGTGCGACGGCAGATTCACCAATTCATGTTGTGGCTGAAAACGTACATTGGGAAGATAGTGGCGCTTATACAGGTGAAACATCACCACGAGCTTTAAAGGATATTGGCGCAAAATATGTATTAATTGGGCACTTCGAACGGCGAAAGTTTTTTAATGAAACAGATTCAACAGTTAATTTGAAGGTGACAGCTGCCTTACGGAACGGTTTACGTCCGATTATTGATGTTGACGAAGATATGAGCACATATGCACAGTTTATGGATGCCGAACCTTCTGTTGCCCAAGTGGCTGCAGCATTAGCTGGCGTTTCCGTAGATCAAATTAGAAATGTCACTATTGCATATGAACCTACCTGGGCAATTGGCTCTGGTGAAGCAGCTAGTGCTGATCAAGCGCAAAAAGCGGCTCATCTTATCCGTCAAACATTGGCTAAACTATATTCACCAGTTATTGCGGAGCAAGTTCGAATTCTGTATGGTGGCTCAGTAACGCCTAATAATGCGCGTGAAATTATGCTGCAAAAGGATATAGATGGTGTTCTTGTTGGAACAGCAGCGTTAGATCCAACACAATTTCTGCAATTAGTTGAAATTGTGCGTGATCCAAACGTACCAGAATTTGATGTCGATCACATTTAA